From one Anticarsia gemmatalis isolate Benzon Research Colony breed Stoneville strain chromosome 20, ilAntGemm2 primary, whole genome shotgun sequence genomic stretch:
- the Ogg1 gene encoding 8-oxoguanine DNA glycosylase isoform X2, translating to MSWNKIVYNFRELQLMGTLSGGQSFRWVHHKEDDVWVGVFAKTVWKLKENDKCLQYEVIGSLLDNQTETKSSGNIKTEKVDYKTILEGYFRLDMDLGVCYKEWSSKDELFRKACNQFYGIRMLRQEPVENLFSFICSQNNHISRISSMVEKLCTHYGEKICEYDGKDFYAFPEVEKLSEPQVADCICLMSLNHLEALPVDTHVYQIAAQNYLPHLRGKKNVTDKMYVEIGDHFRSLYGHMAGWAHTVLFCADLKKFQQKENCNTEENSKPKKKRKKL from the exons atgtCATGGAATAAAATAGTATACAACTTTCGAGAACTGCAATTAATGGGAACATTGTCTGGTGGTCAGAGTTTTCG aTGGGTCCATCACAAAGAAGACGATGTCTGGGTCGGCGTATTCGCAAAGACAGTTTGGAAATTGAAAGAGAATGATAAATGTCTTCAATATGAAGTAATTGGTTCTTTGCTCGATAATCAAACGGAAACAAAATCAAGTGGTAATATTAAAACAGAAAAGGTAGATTATAAAACTATACTTGAGGGTTATTTTAGGCTTGATATGGATTTAGGAGTATGTTACAAAGAATGGTCGTCTAAGGATGAGTTATTTAGGAAAGCCTGCAATCAGTTCTATGGTATAAGAATGTTACGTCAAGAGCCTGTGGAGaacttattttcatttatatgcaGTCAAAATAACCACATTTCAAG GATATCAAGCATGGTTGAGAAATTATGTACACATTACGGTGAAAAGATATGTGAATATGATGGAAAAGATTTTTATGCTTTTCCTGAAGTTGAAAAATTATCCGAACCACag gtaGCGGACTGCATTTGCTTGATGTCTCTGAACCACCTCGAAGCTCTGCCAGTGGACACTCACGTGTATCAGATAGCCGCACAGAACTATTTACCACACCTGCGTGGTAAAAAGAATGTAACGGACAAAATGTATGTAGAGATTGGCGACCATTTCCGCTCTTTGTACGGTCACATGGCTGGATGGGCTCATACT GTGTTATTTTGCGCAGATTTAAAGAAATTTCAACAGAAAGAAAACTGTAACACTGAAGAGAATAGTAAAcctaaaaagaaaagaaaaaagctgtga
- the RhoGAP5A gene encoding rho GTPase activating protein at 5A: MENLKNIWKPELYRIQMEAPKPKRVTCDDLSDRPEFYGREYHGIMSHKEATMVLENEPNGAYLIRKGSQSNDFYTLTLKFDDKIHHYKLYYDGTHYIGAKRYDTIYDLVADGLITCHMELKAHHIFEMINSKANYPESPYVTLNKRKLNTLSQMQSSNKSSPIITKTEPKSITEVDSLKKPPFDLTPSIEDNPLVIKYSKSHSFKVHTFKGLNWCELCANFLWGFTAQGVKCEDCGFIAHTKCSERVPNHCVPDLKKLRGVFGIDLTTLLNAHSSTLPFVVKKCVNEIENRGMDSEGIYRVSGFADEIEALKLAFDRDGEAADLSVYSNINVVAGTLKLYLRLLPVPLITYEVHPKLVLAIQMKTPAQQIVALRECLDCLPPAHFNCLQYMVQHLHRVAQLADVNKMSAHNLSTVFAPTLVATPPAITDLAFEIRALQALIDNCPQIYYSNK, from the exons ATGGAAAACCTTAAAAACATATGGAAACCAGAAC TGTATCGTATACAAATGGAGGCTCCAAAGCCTAAAAGAGTTACATGTGACGATCTCAGCGATAGACCAGAGTTCTACGGGAGAGAATATCATGGTATAATGAGTCACAAAGAAGCGACAATGGTTCTTGAGAACGAACCAAACGGTGcttatttaataagaaaaggAAGCCAAAGCAACGATTTCTACACATTAACACTCaa GTTTGATGACAAAATTCATCACTACAAACTTTACTATGATGGTACTCACTATATTGGAGCTAAGCGGTATGATACCATATACGATCTGGTGGCCGACGGACTGATCACTTGTCATATGGAGCTGAAAGCGCACCACATATTTGAGATGATCAATTCCAAAGCCAATTACCCTGAGAGCCCATATGTTACGTTAAACAAACGTAAACTGAATACATTGTCACAAATgca gtCATCAAATAAATCAAGTCCGATCATCACAAAGACTGAACCCAAAAGCATAACAGAAGTGGATTCACTGAAGAAGCCACCGTTTGACCTCACACCGTCAATAGAAGACAACCCGTTAGTCATCAAGTATTCAAAATCACATAGTTTCAAAGTACATACGTTTAAGGGCTTGAATTGGTGTGAGCTGTGCGCTAATTTCCTTTGGGGATTCACTGCGCAAGGAGTCAAGTGCGAAG ATTGCGGATTCATAGCTCATACAAAATGTTCGGAGCGCGTCCCGAATCACTGTGTACCTGATCTGAAGAAACTACGAGGTGTATTCGGCATAGATTTGACAACTTTACTCAACGCACACTCGAGCACGCTACCGTTCGTGGTGAAGAAATGCGTCAATGAGATCGAGAATAGGGGCATGGATTCTGAAggcatatacagggtgtccggCTTCGCTGATGAGATTGAAGCGCTTAAATTGGCTTTCGATAGAG ACGGCGAGGCGGCGGACCTGAGCGTGTACAGCAACATCAACGTAGTGGCGGGAACACTCAAGCTGTACCTGAGACTACTGCCTGTCCCGCTCATCACTTATGAAGTGCACCCCAAACTAGTGCTCGCTATAC AGATGAAGACTCCGGCGCAACAGATCGTGGCTCTACGGGAATGCTTGGACTGTCTACCGCCAGCTCACTTCAACTGCTTGCAGTATATGGTACAacatttacacag GGTGGCCCAGCTTGCAGATGTAAATAAGATGAGTGCACATAATCTAAGCACGGTTTTCGCGCCAACTCTAGTCGCGACCCCGCCGGCCATTACCGACCTTGCATTCGAAATACGCGCGCTCCAAGCACTCATAGACAATTGCCCACagatttattatagtaataaataa
- the Ogg1 gene encoding 8-oxoguanine DNA glycosylase isoform X1, with amino-acid sequence MSWNKIVYNFRELQLMGTLSGGQSFRWVHHKEDDVWVGVFAKTVWKLKENDKCLQYEVIGSLLDNQTETKSSGNIKTEKVDYKTILEGYFRLDMDLGVCYKEWSSKDELFRKACNQFYGIRMLRQEPVENLFSFICSQNNHISRISSMVEKLCTHYGEKICEYDGKDFYAFPEVEKLSEPQVEGELRNLGFGYRAKFIQRSASQIVEWGGVQWFDSLQDMKYKDAKCELMKLHGIGPKVADCICLMSLNHLEALPVDTHVYQIAAQNYLPHLRGKKNVTDKMYVEIGDHFRSLYGHMAGWAHTVLFCADLKKFQQKENCNTEENSKPKKKRKKL; translated from the exons atgtCATGGAATAAAATAGTATACAACTTTCGAGAACTGCAATTAATGGGAACATTGTCTGGTGGTCAGAGTTTTCG aTGGGTCCATCACAAAGAAGACGATGTCTGGGTCGGCGTATTCGCAAAGACAGTTTGGAAATTGAAAGAGAATGATAAATGTCTTCAATATGAAGTAATTGGTTCTTTGCTCGATAATCAAACGGAAACAAAATCAAGTGGTAATATTAAAACAGAAAAGGTAGATTATAAAACTATACTTGAGGGTTATTTTAGGCTTGATATGGATTTAGGAGTATGTTACAAAGAATGGTCGTCTAAGGATGAGTTATTTAGGAAAGCCTGCAATCAGTTCTATGGTATAAGAATGTTACGTCAAGAGCCTGTGGAGaacttattttcatttatatgcaGTCAAAATAACCACATTTCAAG GATATCAAGCATGGTTGAGAAATTATGTACACATTACGGTGAAAAGATATGTGAATATGATGGAAAAGATTTTTATGCTTTTCCTGAAGTTGAAAAATTATCCGAACCACag GTAGAAGGAGAATTAAGAAATTTAGGTTTTGGATATAGAGCCAAGTTTATTCAGAGATCAGCGTCACAGATAGTTGAGTGGGGGGGGGTGCAGTGGTTCGACAGTTTACAAGACATGAAGTACAAAGATGCTAAATGTGAACTAATGAAGTTACATGGTATTGGGCCTAAG gtaGCGGACTGCATTTGCTTGATGTCTCTGAACCACCTCGAAGCTCTGCCAGTGGACACTCACGTGTATCAGATAGCCGCACAGAACTATTTACCACACCTGCGTGGTAAAAAGAATGTAACGGACAAAATGTATGTAGAGATTGGCGACCATTTCCGCTCTTTGTACGGTCACATGGCTGGATGGGCTCATACT GTGTTATTTTGCGCAGATTTAAAGAAATTTCAACAGAAAGAAAACTGTAACACTGAAGAGAATAGTAAAcctaaaaagaaaagaaaaaagctgtga